The nucleotide sequence AAAAGAAAGTGGGAATTAAAGAATGGAAAGGATACTTAGATGAGAAGAAAAGGGAAGTAAAGAATGAAATAAATAATTGAGAATTATATGTTAAACGGGCCTTTTGCCAAACTGCTAAAACGAAAGtgtccgcctaactgatagcttgagattgctaatgcgggaatgttcgcctaaaTAATAACACTGTTTCTTACTGTGATGCACATTAAAATGCTATTATGATGAAGCCAAACTGAAACGGGTAACCGTGACGCCAATGTGTCTAACTGACATAGTAAAGgaaccatattcggggttcacCCCGAGTAATGTCGGGTTGTGGGTAGACAAccaacgcatgagctcatggtctGCTTAGGACAAACATGCATCATGTTTGCGTATCTGCATTTGATTATGTTTGTTTATTTGTAATTGTATTGTTATTTTGGTAACTTGCTTGTGTACTTGATTAGATATTTTACTTATGCTGTGGATTTAATAATGTATTGAGGACTGATATTTGTGTGTGTGATTTAAGTATATTACTCATGATGCTAGCTTATTTAGATATTGAGGAATGTTGTTTAGGGGTGAGAAATTATTAATGTTACTAAGATTTTGGTTAAGTAGCGTTATTTAAAGAAAGAAATTTAAAACTGTTTTAAGTAGAAAAATTGATCAATTAACTATTTGCATTTACTTTGTTATTACAGTGTTCACGTTCCTACTAAGAACGTGTGACTTCGTTCTCACCccaaaacttttaaaaaaccttttcaaacGTGTGACTTCGTTCTCACCccaaaacttttaaaaaaccttttcaaaggTACAAACAGGATAACTAATCAGAAAGCTACAGACGAATAAAAGACTTGTTTGGCTAGTTGCTTCTGGGTTTATTCCCCTCACCCTCGATATTTTAAAGTGTTTTTACAGAGGGATAAGGTTGCAATTGAGTTTTGTATGAACAATTATTATGTATTAATAGTAATTATGTGAGTATATGTTTATCTGACATAGCTGAACTTGAagtatataacaaaataaaaaggaatttCGTTTTTCTAAAAAACTATCGACAAATTAACGTGTAGAGGCCCAATATTAAATAGCTAATAAAAGGAAAGTAGATTAATAACGCCTAAGCTTTTAATACGATCATGAGATGCTAAAAGTTAAGGTGTTACAAAAAATACTTAACTTTCTAGATCCACATTTCTTCTAGAAACAGCAATGATTTGGAAGGCTACATAGAATCTGTGACAAATGATAATTGGATATGTTACTACTTCAAATAATCTCTCTTTCAAGATAAGCTCTCCTTTATAAGGGCTTGAACTTATGATGGGGTGCAAAGATAATCGAAACATTCAACTTTAAAACAATCTGATCTTATAAAGGCCAATCCTCAGAGAATTATATTCTTAATAACAGAAAATCATCACCTGCAAAATCAGAATTTATGTTAGTATAAACAATAAAATATGTAAGCATTTTCACTCTAAAATAGATGACACATATATTTAGAGTATTTATGTTAGAATAATTTTTTGCATTTCTAGAAGACTTTGGTAATTTGAAACTTGTTTGGACTTGTGCTTGAAGTTTTCTCACAATTTGGTTTGAGGAATCTAAATTTGTAACATCATGGATTACTCtaccaataaaataaataatttgcaCATTTCTTTTGTAGGATACTTTAAACAATATGCAAAAACTTTGCTTCTGCATCCTTTTGATGGTTCCAGAAACGTCACTTTTTATTGCATGCTTCTTAGTAGTTCTCATTAGTAAGAGAGAAAGGATTAAGAAATCATCTATATTATCAAAAAACAAAATGAGTGAAAATATGAAAAATGTCTTACCATTTTTACTATTCACGAAATGGTGTGAGATCAATGTTGAATTTTTTCTTCCCTTTGCTTACCCTCTACAACATGTCAGAAGAGTTAATCACATATACAAGTTCAGAactcaaatgcaaaataaaatatacaaaaaatctTTCACCTGCGAAAAGGTAAATAAATGTATAATCGCTTCAATTttcttttgtaataaaaaaataatttcattaaGATGATGAGAAGGATAATAAAAATTGGCTGATTAGGGATACCCAATACAAAAAGCAAAAACAACAATCAGTTTGAAAATATTCAGTAATTTTACTTGTTCATTTCTTTTGTTAGAGAAAGTACGCAATAAAAAGTAGGAAATGAAAAGggaattcaaactttaagttcttcCCTCAATCTATTGATTTTTTGTATTAGCATGACACATACAAAATCATACATTCATAAAACAATTTTATGAGTCAGATGCCAATACTTTCTGCTGCAAGTACCACCCTTTTTAttagaaaacaaaaatacaatCATAAGTTTCAAGAAACAACTTACAGCAATAGCTACAAGCTCTTCAAGTAACTCCTCCAAGTGGCGTAAAGGCTGTCAAATAAGGAGATAACGCATGTAGTTCATTAATATTCAGAAGTATCGAAGAAAAAGTAAATGTTGGCAAAATAATGTCCTGTAAATTTGAATGATTTTGATAGGTAACAACTCACCCACTGTGTTGGACCATCAACAGGAGCAGTCAGTGGATCATCATGTATCTAAAGAATCAAGAAGACATTTAGAAGTTGTTTGATGATCAAACTAAATACAAGCCTTAATGTTTACCCTAAACTACTTTCTTTTAATAATAATCCCAATAAGATCCCCCTAAAAAAATAGTACTAATATATATACCTCCATGAAAATCCCTTCCACTCCTACAGCAACTGCAGTTCTTGCAATGCAAGGTATTAGTTCTCGAAGACCTCCACTTGCAACACCTCCGCCATCCAACTAGACATGAAAGCAGAATGTTAAAAGCTAGAACTAAAGAAATCTGGTACGATAGTTGGGTTCAAAGTAGAAACAGATCGTGTGTGACTCCAGTGCTCAAATGGAAAAAAAAGAGGGGTAAGATGAGGCAGGTGTACTCCAATACACAATGATCCTCATGAATCAACAGTGCATAGAAGCCAATGAACTTTTAACATCATGAATCTAAAGAGAGCACTCTGCACTATAATACACTTACTGAAATTAAACAAAAAACACTTCCACATATAATGCATTTTTAACTGGGGAAAAGGAGTAAGAATGCATAGAGAAAAAGAGAATTATATGAGACAACTGTTGTGTTGCAAAATACAAACTACTAAAAAAGTCCAACTACAAACCTACCTTCTTTCCAGCGGGCTGTTGCAGTGAGTGTGTTATATCAGCTACCTGGGATAAACAGTAAAAAAATATTTGAGTTTTCCAAGGGGAAAATGGCATAAAGAGGCAGTGGCAAGAAACTTCACCATGACCCAAATATTAGAATAATGGCAAAAGGGCCTGTGATGAGTAGTTCTCTAGAGATACGGCAAAAGGAATAATGAAGTCAATCTTATTATCATAAATTGGCAAATGCATTCCGTCTGGTTTTTTCTTAGTTTATTCGCATATTGAATATACAACAATATTATTCCTTGGGGATGATGTGAACAAAACACTCCAGTATAATTGACAAAATATCAACAGGAAAAGCGGAAAAAAAATTACGAAAGATTCAAATAGTTATTATCAGGAAGGGAGATACCTTTCTCTCTAACTTATTATAACCTTCCATTGAATAAGAAAGCATAGAGAGATTCAAATAGTTCATCTTAATAAGAAGCATATAATAAAACAAATATTAACTTACAATAGGGCAATTGACTTCTCTCATCCACTCCAGATTACGTGGATCGACAATCAAATCATCTATATAAAAAGGCAACGAATTTAATCAATTCCGGATTTTGAAAATAGAATGATAGAGGATAATCAATTGCAGTGCTGACATTCTTTGAACAAAGTTAAACCTCAAATGCATGTTAACAATTTTGATTATAGGAGGGAATGTGCTACGGAtcacttaaaaaaaatatatagattcAAATTAAATCATATATGTAAAAAGAACGCAAGATTAAAATGAAACTAGAACACGTGAAAACAGAAAGCAATTCATGATATTGAACGTTTTCAAAGAGTAACATCATCCAAAAGCATACAGAAGACCTCAAAAAGATATTATAACTCACTGTATCCAAACATAGTTCCTCTCTCACAAACCATAACATTAGGATTTCCAGCCAACCGAACCTTCTCTGCTGAATTTGTCATGACCTATTTATATGAACATTATATAACATGAGAATACTAAAAGACAGAGAATATTTACTGAgcttaagtaattgttgattattaAAACTTGCAACATAGCAGGACAGTATACTCGCGGAAGGAGCACAAAACTGGCCCTTCTTGATGTGGACAATTTTCCCAGTTTTGGCTGCAGCAACTAGAAGATCTGTCTGCCATCAGAGGTAAACACAAAAAGAAATGATGTGATCACATCTACTTAAGTTTATATTCATCCAATTGATATTAAAATTTGATGTAAAGAATATTTACTTGACGGCATAAGAATGCTGGAATTTGAATGATATCTTCAACTCTGCCGACTACTTCACACTATCAAAGAAAAGATAAATCTGTTAAAGGTAGATTAGGATCCAAAATCAAAGACAACATTATGACAAGCTTGGATGGTGTGCCAAATAATTACATTACTGTAAGACTTGTATAATTCCCGAAGGCTAaatttagttaaaagtaaaaCAACTTACAGATATCGAGAGGGAAGTGATGCAGCTTAGAGTTGGTCATTAAAGCAACTTTGACCATATTAAAATGTGCTAGTCTGGCTGATTGTGTTCACATGGATTCATCTTATTTAATAAAGTGTAATTCTATCATCAAATAAATGGTTCAGGAAGGGAGATACCTTTCTCTCTAACATATTATAACCTTCCATTGAATAAGAAAGCATAGAGATTCAAATAGTTCATCTTAATAAGAAGCATATAATAAAACAAATATTAACTTACAATAGGGCAATTGACTTCTCTCATCCACTCCAGATTACGTGGATCGACAATCAAATCATCTATATAAAAAGGCAACAAATTTAATCAATTCCGGATTTTGAAAATAGAATGATAGAGGATAATCAATTGCAGTGCTGACATTCTTTGAACGAAGTTAAACCTCAAATGCATGTTAACAATTTTGATTATAGGAGGGAATGTGCTACGGAtcacttaaaaaaaatatatagattcAAATTAAATCATATATGTAAAAAGAACGCAAGATTAAAATGAAACTAGAACACGTGAAAACAGAAAGCAATTCATGATATTGAACGTTTTCAAAGAGTAACATCATCCAAAAGCATACAGAAGACCTCAAAAAGATATTATAACTCACTGTATCCAAACATAGTTCCTCTCTCACAAACCATAACATTAGGATTTCCAGCCAACCGAACCTTCTCTGCTGAATTTGCCATGACCTATTTATATGAACATTATATAACATGAGAATACTAAAAGACAGAGAATATTTATTGAgcttaagtaattgttgattattaAAACTTGCAACATAGCAGGACAGTATACTCGCGGAAGGAGCACAAAACTGGCCCTTCTTGATGTGGACAATTTTCCCAGTTTTGGCTGCAGCAACTAGAAGATCTGTCTGCCATCAGAGGTAAACACAAAAAGAAATGATGTGATCACATCTACTTAAGTTTATATTCATCCAATTGATATTAAAATTTGATGTAAAGAATATTTACTTGACGGCATAAGAATGCTGGAATTTGAATGATATCTGCAACTCTGCCGACTACTTCACACTATCAAAGAAAAGATAAATCTGTTAAAGGTAGATTAGGATCCAAAATCAAAGACAACATTATGACAAGCTTGGATGGTGTGCCAAATAATTACATTACTGTAAGACTTGTATAATTCCCGAAGGCTAaatttagttaaaagtaaaaCAACTTACCTGGACGGACTCATGCACATCTGTCACTATAGGGAGGTCATATGCTACTTTAACCTTCTCAAGTATCTGAAATTATAACATAACAAAATTAAAGAAGGAAGAAATAGTTCAATTACAACAAAATATAGCTTTGTCATTATATGAAATTCGGCAATTACACCGTTTTTCAAACAAGTGTTCCTACTATAATCCTCAAAATGCAAATGACAAAAACAATATATCATAATAAAAAGTAATAGAATCATAACCTTCAACCCCTCAACCATCCCTGGGCCACGAAAAGATTTTGATGATGTTCTATTAGCCTTGTCAAAACTTGATTTGAAAACCAATGGGATGCCAACTCTGAAAGACGCACAAACTCTAGATCATGTTAACTATCAACAAAGATACAAACCATCTTCCGACATTATATTTTACAAGTTTAGTTTTGATTTCTTGTCATGTGAAGGTCCTTTCCCTCTTATCCATAGCATGTGTTGTGTTGGTTTTACTAACCAACATCACTCTTAGAATTACATAGGTTCAATATCTCAGCCCACAGTGCTTGTAATGAGTAAAAACTCTTATACTAGATGCAATTCTGGAAAACAATAAGTAAAAGAGTTCCGCATTTCATGTAGTTATCATTATAGCAAAACATTTTGAATGACACAAAGTTAGATCATGTGTATTAGATAAGAAAAAGGAATTTAACTTCACACAAAATACTACAAAGAATTTAGCTGCAAACTCACGGAGATGATTGTCATGATTATACTTATTGAACTACAGACAATTTTTGTACAATTCAACTTAGGCACTACAATTATTCTCTATTGGATTTCAATCAAATCAACTTCAATCTTTTTCCCATGAAACTAAAAGATGAAAAAGTTCCTTAATAGAGAACAATAGCATACTTAGATGTAACAGTTTTTATGTGCTTAGCCATCTTCATAATGTGTTCCTCTGATTCAATCACATTAGGACCTGCTAACAGGAAGAATGGTTCTGCAGCCTGTTAACACATTCACAGAATCACAacacattaaaaaaaaaggaaagggaGATTTTGATCGGTGACCCAAGAAAATTCATAGTCAAAAAACACAAAATCTGATAGAAATCACGAACCTTGAGCTGGCTATACAGCATTGACTGTgaattcatcttttttttcttccgAAGCTGTACACAAAAAGGGACAAAGTATGAGAATTTTGATGAATTCAGTAAAAATGTATGAATTTTGATGCGTTAAGATGCTACATTGTGTAAAATAACATCGAGCCTAGTAAAGTTTGAAACAGTACCTTTTTTAATTAATTCCGAATCTAAACGTAGatgaggagaagagaaaagataGAGTGAGATCTGTCTAACGTAAGAGTGAGCACTTTGATTGATGAAGAATGGAATCGTTCACtgcaaaagaatgaaaaagaaatggcTAGATAATTCTGTGTAGTTGTCGGGGGAGATGGCTATATGGAATCGTTCGGCAATCGCACACCCCTAATAATTGCAAACCGAACACCCCCGCCCCAGCCCCCAATAAACCCCAAACAATACCCACGGTACATTACATTACGTTAAATTTTTAGTTAGTGAAACCTTTAGTACAAAAATTTCTCGCTAATACAATTTGCAACATAGTTCAGTCGTTAAATAATATTCAATCTCTATCATGAAATGAATTTGAATTCTTCAAAATTGAATCTATGAAtcatcaaggttctgaaaacNNNNNNNNNNNNNNNNNNNNNNNNNGACTAACTTCATGGGTATTTAACCAATCTTGTCatttcatcatttgattttgcCATGGTGTTCAGGTATTGACTAAGCTAAAGGCCTTGCAACCTTTTTTGCGTGGTGGAACAATAAGgtaaattttttttggaaatttttgtgataatttataattaaaataaatttcaataattGGGCACTGTAAATGCACGTCTCTCACCTTTTCCTTAGGTTCATTTGTGTTGCGTCGGAGAGTCTTGAGGAGAGCAGAGAGTGAGTGAGCGAAAAAAGAACGGGCGGTGGTGGTGCTAGTAGTGCGTTACTTGTAGAGTGTGGAATGTGACCTAAGGGTGTGCGAGAAGTTGGGAGTTGCGGGAAGTAAGAGGAAAGAGGCAACGTGTAGAGCTTTGCAGCAGCATACGAGTAGGTTCAGGCATCGGGGAGGAAGAGAAGGCGGGTTCGAGCGGTGGCGGGTTAGGAGGCTGCCAGCTTAGCCCAGAGAGTCAGTCCAGAGACCGCAGAACCCAACGGTTACCCCGCTACTCCCGTTTCCGTTTGAGCAGCTGTAGAATCGAGTTGTGAAGCTCCAGCAACGGGCAACAGTCCATGATGAGGGGGAGAATAAGGAGAGTTTCAAGGAAGGAAGAAGGGGAAAATAGGGAGAAGCGATAGTGTGTTTAGCACTTATTAAGACCTTTGAGCCACTTTAACTATATACGACTTCAACATAACCACCACAACCTATAAGATTTACTTTTTTATCACAAGAAAAAAAGAGAATTTTtcacaaaacaaacaaataaaaccaAAAGCCACCACCTTAGCAAAGTGAGCCACGTTTCTATCAACAATTTAATAACACACCAACTAAAACGAGACAAGACCACCAAAAACGCTGTCACATTAGCTTCGACACATTGACTTCGACAAAGACGAACTATTTGGGTGAACGATCGATTTATCTTGACTTACTTAGTAACGCAACGGATTTTGAAAACTTTACTAAATTCAAAGACATTTAAACCAACCATTCTATTCCTCTCACTTACTTGTGTAAATAACAAAACGTACGAACGAGTCATCTTCGATGGGACAACTTAAAACTACCAGACAACATTATAAACCAGAGTGATCCACAACGATTAGTGATAATAAAACGGTCCGATCCCTCTATTATTGGTTTTAATGGAATAAATTAAATTGTACATATAAAATACGTACATTGTAGATATTAATGTAGATTATAATAAGTTAATAAGATCGTTATTTAATTCTCTACGTTTTATTCTATTAAAACCCGACGAAACCCGACTAAAAGATAACGGAAGGTTTATAAAAACAATATAACGAGACTATTAAACACTAATACAAAATAGTCCCACCTCGATTACGACCCGTATGGTAAATGTTACGTCTTCCTTTCTTCAAACGAGAAGTAGAACAAGGAAGACCATAAGAATTGCTCCTATGGGAAACACAATAACCCTTACCTCAACACCACGTAGAAGGCCCCGAGAAATTCCTTTAACTACCGGAACTTAGCTCACCCCAGAGAACGGTCCCCTCCTAAAACTATAGACTAGCACGAGTGAACAACAAACTAAAGGTGGTTCTTCAACTACCCAATTCCCTTCGGCTTGAACGATTTAGAAAGTAACCGTGCTGGTTCTCTCCGTAACCCGGTACGATGCGATCGTTCCGATTGGCATTACCATAATCCCATTCACTAAACTCCGTGTACCTATGAAAGGGCGTCTTTGAACTAGAAAACAATAGTCTACGTCGTAGTTCCAAGTTTCTAAAATTTATACCAGGTCTTTACGAGttccttcttcatcttttcaTGTTCTCTATACGACTCTCCGACCTTGGTAAATAACGTCTATGACACGTACAGTACTTACTACGATATTGTGTTTTCTTCTTCTAAAACCAACTTCCTCCAGTTCGTTGGTACAACCTGTAACTAAAACCTTGAATAGGTAAACAATGAAGCAGATCGGGCAGTCGGCCACCCTATACGTGACCAGAACCATAACGAGGTTCTCAACAACCACTGAATTATCCTCACCATACACCTACAAATAGAATACAACTTCAATAATGTAATGTTTTGTGGAGAAAAAATTCAAGTTTGTTCGCGTGAATTAACACGTTAAATTCGAATTAGCTGTGGACACCTTAccaaagaaattcaaaataaaactttAAACGTCCACTTTCGCATGTGATGTTCTCAACCAAGACCAGGGAAAGGTTGTCTTTAAAACCCAGGTCCCCCACTAGAGGAATCTAAACGACCCGTTCTCAAACCATGTTGATGACCAGCAGGAGCTGCTACACCAACCGAACTACATCAACGCGACTTTATGAGGACGGTCTAGTTACCAAAAAGTAGTAACTTAGAGTGATTCGATCTACAAAATAGTCTAGAACTACTCTATTTCAATCCTCAGAGAATATTTGTACGACTACCATGTGGTCAGTTTAGTAAGGGAAGTCTAGAGGCAGAAGAACTCGTTAACCTCCATCTGAAGTAGATAGAAACAAGGAGATACCGACGTGTAAggacaaaagaaaacaaagtacAATAATAAATATTTGATTGTGTTGAGAATTACACTTCAACATTCCAAGTACTTGGTATCTACAGCAAATAATAACGGAAACTTAAACTTTACATAAAAGAATATTAATAAATAGAATTACAACGTCCACCTTATACTTTGTGAAGGACCTACCTTTAGACTGTAGAGATTCTAGTCTTTTATAAGACTGGAAGGCTTCCAACGGGTCGTCATACACCTTTCCTATCTTCTTGAACAACCACAGGGGTAAGTGATGTAACCACAACCCGGTCCTGCGCTGCGGGAGTATAAGTTCACTAGATAATGATTAAGGAGTCTACAGTGTCAACACGAAAGTACGAAGATTtccgtttaactccaaaaaaacaCCTTCTTCATTGAATAAGGGAGGTTGAAAACCTCCAAACCCTACTTTGTATAAGTATCACTGATCACTCCTAAACGGATTAACTACATAATAAGACAATAGATATTCGTCACCATAACAATCTAAAGACGTCATTAAACTATACCCCCTAAATGGGATATTAAAACGTCAAGAACGTCCTTACGACTCATCAATTTCATCATATACTTAAATCGATATACCCTTATTGGCTTATTATAAACAGGAACGGATACTAAGTAGATCGTCTTTATTACAACATGAAAATTGTTGAGGTCCCTGAAAAGTAAGAGCTATCCAAGAGGTATCAAAGTCACAACACTAGAACAATGTAGACTATACACAAAAGTCAATAGTCAATAGAGAATGGTGACCGAAGTGAACAAAGTTAAAATCCTCACTCCttgctttttaaatttaaagaatTTTTCCACTTCATATAAAAAACAGGGATTTCAAACCATTTTCAAAGTTTTTATGAAAATTcagaataaaacaaaattaaaacaaggGCTTCTAAAACTAAACGTAATTTATATGACAACtgccaatttaaaaattttttaaatttaggtTAGATTTTTATTACATACTTTTAATACAaccattttataataaaataataaataaaatataaataaatatatttaagagaataaaaattgttgataaattataacttaaatgatataatttttttatattcattTAAGAGATTGCAGATTTGAGTTTctttatctttgataaaaaaaattaacaaaaattaactaaGATTAACAAAATTGTCAACAACATTTTAATAAAGTCAGCACAATACTTAACATGctttaataaaaattaacaaaatttttaaCTCAATTTTTACAACCTCAACACAATGATTAACAAAAAAAACGTACTAAATGAGCCCTGAATCAATAATACAGTACAATTTATCATCAAGAAACTTAAATAAAATATAGGACAATttaccaaaataaaataatagaattttaattttatcaaaatacaaCTTTTAATTCTTTGATAAGAAAATCCAATTTTTTAGAATTCTATGTAATCCATGGAAAGGGTACCACGCATTATGAATGTAAACCGTGGGTGGAATTTCACGATTTACGTAGAGAAGGCAAATGCACAGAAATTGTAGTAGTGTTTCACGGTTTATGTGAAGATGCAAAACATGCATAAACATGCTGCAAAATACCGAATTCTGCTATATATACCAACTCAGAGTGTCATTTTTATTTACCCGAGTAAATATTTAAACTATTAGTTTCTAAAATTTGAGTTagataatttagtatttttaatgatgatgtttaggataaaataaatttttatgatacttatataaaattttaaaattaaaaaataaaagagtttatttattatatttattatgaattttttattttaaaattattttattttaaaatattatat is from Arachis ipaensis cultivar K30076 chromosome B01, Araip1.1, whole genome shotgun sequence and encodes:
- the LOC107634103 gene encoding 2-dehydro-3-deoxyphosphooctonate aldolase isoform X2 → MNSQSMLYSQLKAAEPFFLLAGPNVIESEEHIMKMAKHIKTVTSKVGIPLVFKSSFDKANRTSSKSFRGPGMVEGLKILEKVKVAYDLPIVTDVHESVQCEVVGRVADIIQIPAFLCRQTDLLVAAAKTGKIVHIKKGQFCAPSVMANSAEKVRLAGNPNVMVCERGTMFGYNDLIVDPRNLEWMREVNCPIVADITHSLQQPAGKKLDGGGVASGGLRELIPCIARTAVAVGVEGIFMEIHDDPLTAPVDGPTQWPLRHLEELLEELVAIARVSKGKKKFNIDLTPFRE
- the LOC107634103 gene encoding 2-dehydro-3-deoxyphosphooctonate aldolase isoform X3, which codes for MLWIRGKGPSHDKKSKLNLVGIPLVFKSSFDKANRTSSKSFRGPGMVEGLKILEKVKVAYDLPIVTDVHESVQCEVVGRVADIIQIPAFLCRQTDLLVAAAKTGKIVHIKKGQFCAPSVMANSAEKVRLAGNPNVMVCERGTMFGYNDLIVDPRNLEWMREVNCPIVADITHSLQQPAGKKLDGGGVASGGLRELIPCIARTAVAVGVEGIFMEIHDDPLTAPVDGPTQWPLRHLEELLEELVAIARVSKGKKKFNIDLTPFRE